One Malania oleifera isolate guangnan ecotype guangnan chromosome 10, ASM2987363v1, whole genome shotgun sequence genomic region harbors:
- the LOC131165967 gene encoding uncharacterized protein LOC131165967 produces MRKINVEVCLKSARGLRRSSSLWKLQWFAVGWIDPNAKYCTKIDASGSANPVWNTKFSTFVEYSGGGGGGGGGGSSDPESNSEDHELALHVQVYSREPIFLRERLQGSATVNLKEFLTKNNFEVSKTPAGHREVESFQLRKPSSSKPQGFVDISIHISEEREETTSYPGNDEGFKLMDCDHGITSGIEYGGAQTYRQPLPLGGHTPQTTLPYMYPVQLPVPDGGNCSINASAGRPSYPSDGGTSNIHPPQTQTPPPPPPPPPSNIGYIPTFLPGTNNLPNRDSYVNMPSSSSRVAGASGRPGFGMGVGAGALAAGAVIFGDDFMSGFHAPTSLQDASLAISANPPF; encoded by the exons ATGAGAAAAATCAATGTGGAAGTGTGTTTGAAATCGGCACGGGGGCTGCGACGTTCTTCATCGCTATGGAAGCTCCAATGGTTTGCGGTGGGTTGGATTGATCCCAACGCCAAATACTGCACCAAAATTGACGCCTCTGGGAGTGCAAACCCCGTTTGGAATACGAAGTTCTCCACTTTCGTCGAATAtagcggcggcggcggcggcggcggcggcggcggcagcTCAGACCCAGAATCCAACTCCGAAGATCATGAGCTGGCGCTCCATGTCCAAGTTTACAGCAGAGAGCCCATTTTCCTTAGAGAGAGGCTTCAGGGATCGGCAACCGTCAACCTCAAAGAATTTCTGACCAAGAACAATTTTGAGGTTTCGAAGACCCCAGCTGGCCACCGTGAAGTTGAGAGTTTTCAATTGCGGAAACCCAGTTCCTCCAAACCTCAAGGATTTGTTGATATTTCAATTCATATCTCAGAGGAAAGGGAAGAAACTACTTCTTATCCTG GTAATGACGAAGGATTTAAGCTCATGGACTGTGACCATGGCATTACCTCGGGGATTGAGTATGGTGGAGCACAAACTTATCGACAACCATTGCCTCTTGGAGGACATACGCCACAGACAACTCTGCCATACATGTATCCAGTGCAACTTCCAGTTCCTGATGGAGGAAACTGTTCCATTAATGCATCAGCCGGCAGACCTAGCTATCCATCAGATGGTGGAACCAGCAATATTCATCCGCCTCAAACTCAAACTCCTCCgccgccaccaccaccaccaccttcAAACATTGGTTATATACCAACTTTTCTGCCCGGAACCAATAATTTGCCTAACAGAGACTCCTACGTGAATATGCCATCATCATCATCCAGAGTAGCAGGAGCCTCAGGACGACCAGGCTTTGGGATGGGAGTGGGTGCTGGGGCACTGGCAGCTGGGGCTGTGATCTTTGGCGATGATTTTATGTCTGGATTTCATGCTCCAACTAGTTTACAGGATGCTTCCTTGGCTATATCTGCGAATCCTCCTTTCTAA